In Opitutaceae bacterium TAV5, one genomic interval encodes:
- a CDS encoding phosphoglyceromutase (catalyzes the interconversion of 2-phosphoglycerate and 3-phosphoglycerate): MSTTTRKPVLLVIRDGWGRNPHPEQAKSNAVNLAHKPTDDMLHATYPYALVKASGLDVGLPDGIMGNSEVGHENIGAGRIVDQELVRLNKLFSEKKLAANPVWLAAIDRVKKNPSARLHLMGIVSDAGVHGMLEHLYGLLAQAKADGVPADRVFIHAFTDGRDTPPSSGVGYVEQVDAQCRELGIGRIASVCGRFWVMDRDNRWDRVSRAYNMLTGKKAEATAPDAATAIRHYYDHPASDTQKGDEFVAPTWITGADGKPVATFADGDSVLFYNYRGDRPREITKAFVYDNFEGFDRGKKLDLYYATMTEYEAGLPVHVISPKPEKLKNILGQVVADAGIAQFRCAETEKNPHVTFFFNNYRAEPFPGEDRACPASPKVPTYDMQPEMSAAEVTRLSKEAILSGKYGFIAVNYANPDMVGHTGSLPAAIKACEATDAGVGELLAAIRQVGGKAVVCADHGNCEQMWDDTVHGPHTAHTLNLVEVFTVGEGLVAGKTKMREGGRLADIAPTVLALMGLPKPAEMTGESLILG; the protein is encoded by the coding sequence ATGAGCACGACCACACGTAAACCCGTCCTCCTTGTCATCCGCGACGGCTGGGGCCGCAATCCCCATCCCGAACAGGCCAAGTCCAACGCCGTCAACCTCGCGCACAAGCCGACCGACGACATGCTCCACGCCACGTACCCGTATGCCCTCGTCAAGGCGTCCGGCCTTGATGTCGGCCTGCCCGACGGCATCATGGGCAACAGCGAGGTCGGCCACGAAAACATCGGCGCCGGCCGCATCGTCGACCAGGAACTGGTCCGCCTCAACAAGCTGTTTTCCGAGAAAAAACTCGCCGCCAACCCGGTCTGGCTCGCTGCCATCGACCGCGTGAAGAAAAACCCGTCTGCCAGACTCCACCTCATGGGCATCGTGTCCGACGCCGGCGTCCACGGCATGCTCGAGCACCTTTACGGACTCCTCGCCCAGGCCAAGGCCGACGGCGTGCCCGCCGACCGCGTTTTTATCCACGCTTTCACCGATGGACGCGACACGCCCCCCTCCAGCGGCGTCGGTTACGTGGAGCAGGTGGACGCCCAATGCCGCGAACTCGGCATCGGCAGGATCGCCAGCGTCTGCGGCCGTTTCTGGGTGATGGACCGCGACAACCGCTGGGACCGCGTTTCCAGGGCCTACAACATGCTCACCGGCAAGAAGGCCGAGGCCACCGCGCCCGACGCCGCCACCGCCATCCGGCATTACTACGACCACCCCGCCAGCGACACCCAGAAGGGCGACGAGTTCGTGGCCCCCACGTGGATCACCGGCGCCGACGGCAAACCCGTGGCGACCTTTGCCGACGGCGACTCCGTATTGTTTTACAACTACCGCGGCGATCGCCCGCGCGAGATCACCAAGGCGTTTGTTTACGATAACTTCGAGGGCTTCGACCGGGGCAAAAAACTCGACCTCTACTACGCCACGATGACCGAGTACGAGGCGGGCCTCCCGGTGCACGTCATCTCGCCCAAGCCCGAAAAGTTGAAAAACATCCTCGGGCAGGTCGTCGCCGACGCCGGCATCGCGCAGTTCCGCTGCGCCGAGACGGAGAAAAATCCGCACGTCACCTTTTTCTTCAACAATTACCGCGCCGAGCCCTTCCCGGGTGAAGACCGCGCCTGCCCCGCCAGCCCGAAGGTGCCGACCTACGACATGCAACCGGAGATGTCCGCCGCCGAGGTGACGCGCCTCTCGAAGGAGGCGATCCTCTCCGGCAAGTACGGTTTCATCGCCGTCAACTACGCCAACCCCGACATGGTCGGCCACACCGGTTCGCTGCCTGCCGCGATCAAGGCTTGCGAGGCGACCGATGCCGGCGTCGGCGAACTGCTCGCCGCGATCAGACAGGTGGGCGGCAAGGCGGTGGTTTGCGCCGATCACGGCAACTGCGAACAGATGTGGGACGACACCGTTCACGGCCCGCACACCGCGCACACGCTCAACCTCGTCGAGGTGTTCACGGTGGGCGAGGGCCTCGTCGCCGGGAAGACGAAGATGCGCGAAGGCGGCCGCCTCGCGGACATCGCCCCGACGGTGCTCGCGCTGATGGGCCTGCCCAAGCCTGCCGAGATGACCGGCGAGAGCCTGATCCTCGGCTGA
- a CDS encoding 4-diphosphocytidyl-2C-methyl-D-erythritol kinase yields the protein MPAVRTTVFSPAKINLFLAITGRRPDGFHDLVSVVAPLAFGDTLHAELTDAAAMSPADAGTPPPPPRFSLSCDVAGVPVDDSNLILRAARLFAGAAGIKCGAHFTLEKRTPVGAGLGGGSSNAVAALRALNALAGNPLSAGTLATLAAQLGSDCPLFLHEGPVIMRGRGEQVTPLPSTAAARLRGQRLLVFKPPFGVSTAWAYRRMADRGTLYLPAVTAEAKIAAWLASEHAPAADLLFNNMEAVAFEKHLALPALLARLRERHGCTAVRMSGSGSACFALLAETGTAAAIAALTETIRDAWGAEAFVAETTIA from the coding sequence ATGCCGGCCGTGCGCACCACTGTTTTCAGCCCGGCCAAGATCAACCTGTTTCTCGCCATCACCGGACGGCGTCCGGACGGGTTTCACGATCTCGTCTCGGTCGTCGCCCCGCTCGCGTTCGGCGACACGCTGCATGCGGAGCTGACGGACGCCGCCGCGATGTCGCCTGCCGATGCCGGCACGCCCCCGCCGCCGCCGCGCTTTTCCCTTTCATGCGATGTCGCCGGCGTGCCGGTCGATGACAGCAACCTCATCCTCCGCGCCGCGCGCCTGTTCGCCGGAGCGGCCGGCATAAAATGCGGCGCGCATTTTACGCTCGAAAAACGCACCCCCGTCGGCGCCGGCCTCGGCGGCGGCAGCAGCAACGCCGTCGCGGCGCTCCGCGCGCTCAACGCTCTGGCCGGCAATCCGCTCTCCGCCGGCACGCTCGCAACGCTGGCCGCGCAACTCGGTTCCGATTGTCCGCTGTTTTTGCACGAGGGCCCGGTCATCATGCGCGGTCGCGGCGAGCAGGTGACTCCGCTCCCGTCAACCGCCGCGGCGCGGCTGCGCGGGCAACGCCTGCTCGTGTTCAAACCCCCTTTCGGCGTTTCCACCGCCTGGGCCTATCGCCGGATGGCCGACCGCGGCACTCTCTACCTGCCCGCCGTCACCGCGGAAGCGAAGATCGCCGCCTGGCTCGCCAGCGAACATGCGCCGGCCGCCGATCTGCTTTTCAACAACATGGAGGCGGTAGCCTTTGAAAAACACCTTGCCCTCCCGGCGCTGCTCGCGCGTCTGCGCGAACGGCACGGTTGCACCGCCGTCCGGATGAGCGGCAGCGGCAGCGCCTGCTTCGCGCTGCTGGCGGAAACCGGCACGGCTGCGGCTATCGCCGCCCTCACCGAAACAATCCGCGACGCGTGGGGAGCGGAGGCGTTTGTCGCGGAGACGACGATCGCATAG
- a CDS encoding DNA ligase, whose product MNRLIPAIVLLLGCLAPAAPGAGPASTVRAGGDAASTDTEARARIDFLRTEIARHDDLYYRKAAPEISDEAYDRLKRELAALERRFPDAAAAAGGGAPAGETVGDDRVPEARFAPWRHRAPMPGLEKAYDEATLRRFLGRVAGVAGEHALACTVEPKIDGVAISLVYENGRLVRAATRGNGLIGDDVTANVLAIPGIPPVLRSGDGEAPPARVEVRGEICITPGDFAELNRQRIAAGLAPHASPRNLAAGSIKLRDPAEVARRRLTLVCYGIGAMEPAPVVETQSALLARLGVWGLPVIGHWQLALTPDEILAAVRRLGQARTRGELPWPTDGVVVKVDAFAVRTLLGATGFAPRWAIACKFGTTRVETRLRAITLQIGRTGVLTPVAELEPVAVGGATIARATLHNADEIARLDLRVGDTVVLERAGDVIPRIVEVVPEARPEKTVPYLFPDTCPFSGDRLERVAGEAAWRCPSSACPGRLRQRIAWYAGKPCMDIPGLGAARIDRLVASGRVASPADLYRLTAADLGSGKSAEKLLLAIAASKRRPLDRLVLALSIPQVGPAAARALVERFDTLDALISASPAALASANGVGDSSAAAIHSWLHDPVNRALMDDLRQLGVGP is encoded by the coding sequence ATGAACCGCCTCATACCCGCCATCGTTCTCCTGCTCGGATGCCTCGCTCCGGCCGCTCCCGGAGCCGGACCGGCGTCCACCGTCCGGGCCGGTGGTGACGCGGCGTCGACCGACACCGAAGCCCGCGCCCGTATCGATTTTCTTCGGACGGAGATCGCCCGTCACGACGATCTTTATTACCGGAAGGCCGCTCCGGAAATCAGCGACGAGGCCTACGACCGCCTCAAGCGCGAACTGGCCGCGCTCGAACGCCGGTTTCCCGATGCGGCGGCAGCGGCAGGCGGCGGGGCGCCGGCCGGCGAAACCGTGGGGGACGATCGCGTGCCGGAGGCGAGGTTCGCTCCGTGGCGGCACCGCGCGCCGATGCCGGGTCTGGAAAAGGCCTACGACGAAGCCACGCTGCGGCGCTTTCTCGGGCGCGTCGCCGGAGTGGCCGGCGAGCACGCGCTTGCCTGCACGGTCGAGCCCAAGATCGACGGCGTCGCGATCAGTCTCGTCTATGAAAACGGCCGGCTCGTCCGCGCCGCCACACGCGGCAACGGCCTGATCGGCGACGACGTCACCGCCAACGTTCTCGCCATCCCGGGCATTCCGCCTGTCCTCCGCTCCGGAGACGGAGAGGCGCCGCCCGCCCGGGTCGAGGTGCGCGGCGAAATCTGCATCACGCCCGGCGACTTTGCCGAACTCAACCGGCAGCGCATCGCCGCCGGTCTCGCCCCGCATGCCAGTCCGCGCAACCTCGCGGCCGGCTCGATCAAGCTCCGCGATCCCGCCGAAGTGGCCCGCCGGCGGCTGACGCTCGTGTGCTATGGCATCGGTGCGATGGAGCCGGCGCCGGTTGTCGAAACCCAGTCGGCGCTTCTCGCCCGGCTGGGGGTCTGGGGATTGCCGGTGATCGGCCACTGGCAACTCGCGCTCACGCCGGACGAGATCCTCGCCGCCGTGCGACGCCTGGGGCAGGCTCGCACCCGCGGAGAGCTTCCCTGGCCGACCGACGGCGTGGTGGTCAAGGTGGACGCGTTCGCCGTCCGGACCCTCCTCGGCGCCACCGGTTTCGCTCCGCGCTGGGCCATTGCCTGCAAGTTCGGTACGACCCGCGTCGAAACCCGGCTCCGTGCCATCACGCTGCAAATCGGCCGGACCGGCGTGCTCACGCCCGTGGCGGAGCTGGAGCCGGTCGCGGTCGGCGGCGCGACCATCGCCCGGGCCACGCTGCACAATGCCGACGAAATCGCCCGCCTCGACCTGCGCGTCGGCGACACGGTTGTCCTCGAACGAGCGGGCGACGTGATTCCGCGCATCGTCGAGGTCGTCCCCGAGGCCCGTCCGGAGAAAACGGTTCCGTATCTGTTTCCGGATACATGTCCGTTTTCCGGAGACAGGCTCGAAAGAGTCGCCGGCGAGGCCGCCTGGCGGTGTCCGTCGTCGGCATGTCCGGGGCGGCTTCGCCAGCGGATCGCCTGGTATGCGGGCAAACCCTGCATGGACATCCCCGGCCTCGGCGCGGCGCGTATCGACAGGCTGGTGGCATCGGGGCGGGTGGCATCGCCCGCCGATCTGTACCGGCTGACAGCCGCCGATCTCGGTTCCGGAAAAAGCGCGGAGAAACTCCTCCTGGCGATCGCCGCCAGCAAGCGGCGTCCGCTCGATCGCCTCGTGCTGGCGCTTTCGATCCCGCAAGTCGGCCCGGCCGCCGCCCGTGCTCTGGTGGAACGCTTCGACACGCTGGATGCGCTGATATCGGCCAGCCCGGCTGCTCTTGCCAGCGCCAACGGTGTCGGCGATTCCTCGGCCGCCGCGATCCATTCATGGCTCCACGATCCGGTGAATCGCGCCCTGATGGACGACCTGCGGCAGCTTGGTGTGGGCCCCTGA
- a CDS encoding glycine/betaine ABC transporter ATP-binding protein, translating to MSDTHSVEVRNLFKIFGPSPREHALPLIQQGLSKAQILKKTGCTIGINNASFEVRKKEIFVIMGLSGSGKSTVIRCLNRLIAPTSGQVLINGEDITKVSARRLREIRRKKIGMVFQRFGLLPHRTVLDNVAFGLEIQGIPLAERYAKAKEAILTVGLGGYENSMPGALSGGMQQRVGLARALANDPEILLMDEAFSALDPLIRVQLQNELIELQARQHRTIIFITHDLDEALKLGHRIAIMKDGEIVQIDTPENILSHPANDYVRSFVENVDRTKVITAGSIMKNTEGVIPLSYGPHQALRVMRKHDYSTLYVVDEDRRFLGLISVDDTAARTRKVPIEEDKTDKHTVEPILRRDFHVARVDTPIAALLTEASRSNVPLPVVDENGKFLGIVTRPAILAAIAG from the coding sequence GTGAGCGATACCCATTCCGTAGAGGTCAGGAATCTCTTCAAGATTTTTGGCCCGAGTCCGCGGGAGCACGCGCTCCCGCTCATCCAGCAGGGTCTCTCCAAGGCGCAGATTCTCAAAAAAACCGGCTGCACGATCGGCATCAACAACGCCTCCTTCGAGGTGAGGAAAAAGGAGATCTTCGTCATCATGGGGCTTTCCGGCAGCGGCAAGTCCACCGTGATCCGTTGCCTCAACCGTCTGATCGCGCCCACCTCCGGCCAGGTACTGATCAACGGCGAAGACATCACGAAGGTCAGCGCCAGACGCCTGCGCGAGATTCGCCGCAAGAAGATCGGCATGGTGTTCCAGCGCTTCGGCCTGCTGCCCCACCGCACCGTGCTGGACAACGTCGCCTTCGGCCTGGAAATCCAGGGCATCCCTCTCGCGGAACGTTACGCGAAGGCGAAGGAGGCGATCCTGACCGTGGGCCTCGGCGGTTACGAAAACAGCATGCCGGGCGCGCTCAGCGGCGGCATGCAGCAGCGCGTGGGCCTTGCCCGCGCTCTCGCCAACGACCCGGAAATCCTGCTGATGGACGAGGCCTTCTCGGCGCTCGATCCGCTGATCCGCGTCCAGCTCCAGAACGAACTGATCGAACTCCAGGCGCGCCAGCACCGCACGATCATCTTCATCACCCACGACCTCGACGAGGCGCTCAAGCTCGGGCACCGCATCGCCATCATGAAGGACGGCGAGATCGTCCAGATCGACACGCCCGAAAACATCCTCAGCCATCCGGCCAACGACTACGTGCGCAGTTTTGTCGAGAACGTCGACCGCACGAAGGTCATTACCGCCGGCTCCATCATGAAGAACACCGAGGGCGTCATTCCGCTCTCCTACGGCCCGCACCAGGCCCTGCGCGTCATGCGCAAGCACGACTACTCCACGCTCTACGTCGTGGACGAGGACCGTCGTTTCCTCGGTCTGATCTCCGTCGACGACACCGCCGCCCGCACCCGCAAGGTGCCCATCGAGGAGGACAAGACCGACAAGCACACCGTCGAGCCCATCCTCAGACGCGATTTCCACGTCGCGCGCGTCGACACCCCCATCGCCGCGCTGCTCACGGAAGCCTCGCGCAGCAACGTACCCCTGCCCGTCGTCGACGAAAACGGGAAGTTCCTGGGCATCGTCACCCGTCCCGCCATCCTCGCCGCCATCGCCGGATAA
- a CDS encoding glycine/betaine ABC transporter permease — protein sequence MTFVMVTIAWLVAGRGVAVFSLVGLILIFGMQLWEPTIESLALVLAATLFALLLGIPLGIAAARSRHVDQALRPFLDLMQTMPAFVYLIPAVIFFGLGEVPGAMATLIFSMPPAVRLTALGIRQVPQEIVEAAQAFGSTGSQMLFKAQLPIAMPTILAGVNQTIMLSLSMVVIAGMIGAGGLGSVVLGGITQMKLGLGFEGGLAVVILAIYLDRVTQAMGKKN from the coding sequence CTGACCTTTGTGATGGTGACCATTGCCTGGCTCGTTGCCGGTCGCGGGGTCGCGGTGTTTTCGCTCGTCGGGCTGATCCTGATTTTCGGCATGCAGCTCTGGGAGCCCACCATCGAGTCGCTGGCGCTGGTGCTGGCCGCCACGCTGTTTGCGCTCCTCCTCGGCATCCCGCTCGGCATCGCCGCCGCCCGCTCCCGGCACGTTGACCAGGCGCTGCGTCCGTTTCTCGATCTCATGCAGACGATGCCGGCGTTCGTTTACCTGATTCCCGCCGTCATTTTTTTCGGCCTCGGCGAAGTTCCCGGCGCGATGGCCACGCTGATTTTCTCCATGCCGCCCGCCGTGCGCCTCACCGCGCTCGGCATCAGGCAGGTGCCGCAGGAAATCGTCGAGGCCGCGCAGGCCTTCGGCTCCACCGGCAGTCAGATGCTTTTCAAGGCGCAACTGCCGATCGCCATGCCGACCATTCTGGCCGGGGTCAACCAGACGATCATGCTCTCGCTGTCGATGGTCGTCATCGCCGGCATGATCGGCGCCGGCGGACTGGGCAGCGTCGTTCTCGGCGGCATCACGCAGATGAAGCTCGGCCTCGGTTTCGAGGGCGGCCTGGCCGTCGTGATCCTGGCGATCTACCTCGACCGCGTCACCCAGGCCATGGGCAAGAAAAACTGA
- a CDS encoding glycine/betaine ABC transporter, which yields MNYIKMITLLLCGLVTAGAADKTLRIAYPNWAEGIAMTHLAKAVLEDKLGYEVTLTQADPGVIFAALANGDQDLMLDAWLPYTHEAYWEKYGASLENLGATFGYGVTGLVVPSYMTIRSIEDLNGISDQLDGKIIGIDPGAGISANTLKAIDEYDLKLQQVNSSGPAMTAALADAIRSKKPIVVTGWKPHWKFGRFDLKILEDPRGVFPIDQIRKVARKGFTKDHPEAYQLLINFALTEDQLLSLMEAIEKSGNAPAAAEDWARANQPLVNSWLLKP from the coding sequence ATGAACTACATAAAAATGATCACGCTGCTGCTGTGCGGTCTCGTTACCGCCGGCGCCGCCGACAAGACGCTGAGAATCGCCTACCCGAACTGGGCCGAGGGCATTGCCATGACGCATCTCGCCAAAGCCGTCCTCGAGGACAAGCTCGGCTATGAGGTCACGCTGACGCAGGCCGACCCCGGCGTCATTTTCGCCGCGCTCGCCAACGGCGACCAGGACCTGATGCTCGATGCCTGGCTGCCTTACACACACGAGGCCTACTGGGAAAAATACGGCGCCTCGCTGGAGAACCTGGGCGCGACCTTCGGCTACGGCGTGACGGGCCTGGTGGTGCCTTCTTACATGACGATCAGATCGATCGAGGACCTCAACGGCATCAGCGACCAGCTCGACGGCAAGATCATCGGCATCGATCCCGGCGCCGGCATTTCCGCGAACACGCTGAAGGCGATCGACGAATACGATCTGAAGTTGCAGCAGGTCAATTCCAGCGGACCCGCGATGACGGCGGCGCTTGCCGACGCCATCAGGAGCAAAAAACCCATCGTGGTGACCGGCTGGAAGCCGCACTGGAAGTTTGGCCGTTTCGACCTGAAGATTCTCGAGGATCCGCGCGGAGTTTTTCCGATCGACCAGATTCGCAAGGTCGCCCGCAAAGGCTTCACGAAGGATCATCCCGAGGCGTACCAGTTGCTCATCAACTTCGCCCTTACGGAAGACCAGTTGCTGAGCCTGATGGAGGCCATCGAGAAGAGCGGCAACGCGCCGGCCGCCGCCGAGGACTGGGCCCGCGCCAACCAGCCGCTGGTCAACTCCTGGCTGCTGAAGCCCTGA